The proteins below are encoded in one region of Anaerosporomusa subterranea:
- a CDS encoding glycosyltransferase family 2 protein — MSSNTLVSVIIPAYNAAQTIKRAICSVLNQSYRCIEIIVVDDGSSDDTSERVKSFGEQVHYIAQQNRGVSAARNRGVQAAKGEWIAFLDADDEWHPRKLEIQIQYLDAVPNLILISNTDVIVRPGQHIAFADIKEKPIFYIWEHKMFLRRNKINTSSVLVKREVYQAVGGFDETLINGEDRDLWLKLLYDGKGICIQFPFTKYHHTGGSLSHDVVRRFHCDLTLIDRWDNRQPGSLDVNKKVTVREFCKIKYAVLFTMIFKLMRLGYVADARGFWQRLCDFHKKEHPFLPCIPWVLFVTLARVEKFRKRVKHGTS; from the coding sequence GTGTCGTCAAACACTCTGGTCAGTGTCATAATCCCGGCATATAACGCCGCCCAAACGATAAAGAGAGCAATTTGTTCAGTGCTAAATCAGTCGTATCGCTGCATAGAAATCATTGTCGTGGATGACGGCTCAAGTGACGACACATCTGAACGTGTCAAGTCCTTTGGCGAACAAGTTCACTATATTGCTCAGCAAAACCGTGGTGTTAGTGCAGCGCGAAATCGAGGCGTGCAAGCAGCGAAAGGCGAGTGGATTGCTTTCTTGGATGCTGATGATGAGTGGCATCCGCGCAAACTCGAAATTCAAATTCAGTATCTGGATGCGGTTCCTAATCTTATATTAATCAGCAATACGGACGTAATTGTTCGGCCAGGACAACACATAGCCTTTGCTGATATAAAAGAAAAACCGATATTCTATATCTGGGAACATAAGATGTTTTTACGCCGTAACAAAATAAATACATCCTCAGTACTCGTCAAACGTGAAGTCTACCAAGCAGTGGGAGGCTTCGATGAAACGTTGATCAATGGTGAAGATCGCGATTTATGGCTAAAACTGCTGTATGACGGGAAAGGTATCTGTATACAATTTCCTTTCACCAAGTATCATCATACTGGAGGCAGCCTGTCGCACGATGTGGTGCGGCGTTTCCACTGTGACCTCACTCTGATAGACCGCTGGGATAACCGCCAACCTGGTAGTCTAGATGTTAACAAGAAAGTTACTGTAAGGGAATTCTGCAAGATTAAGTACGCCGTCCTGTTTACCATGATTTTCAAGCTAATGCGACTAGGGTATGTAGCAGATGCCAGAGGTTTTTGGCAAAGGCTCTGTGACTTTCATAAGAAGGAGCACCCCTTTTTACCCTGTATACCTTGGGTTTTGTTTGTAACATTAGCACGGGTGGAGAAATTTCGTAAGCGAGTGAAACATGGAACGAGCTAA
- a CDS encoding S-layer homology domain-containing protein has protein sequence MKKTLIVTLALVFVLGLAGTAFANPYSDVPAGHWAYKAVNDLTKVGVVEGYQGKYRGNDNMTRYEMAAITARAMAKADKADAASKATIDKLAVEFSKELNDLGVRVAKLEKNQSSFNWKGDYRMRWIDADAADGDTSTQHRLRLSATAKVNDDVTAYVRIMAFDHKNLGQYQTAEGKDMEIVDINANWKGLLGSDSMTFGRFSHKMGQLGYYLDSTGKIDGFKGTWSLGDKTKLNVGFADFGIINAPAVGPSGADSFEIGWAEVSHNFSDKLKVSALYVKPASYDYKVIGGGFTYAFDKDWALAADFQQEKADGVNLDDTHARLSYKGAKASEVGSWGAFFEYAKFEGIQLETGASTNIGANTKQMTVSYSTTLAKNVVFDSYYSFDRKDAIGGADKADKTYTRAQVNFLF, from the coding sequence ATGAAAAAGACTCTTATCGTTACTTTAGCTCTTGTCTTCGTGCTCGGCCTCGCCGGCACCGCATTTGCTAACCCGTACTCTGACGTTCCTGCAGGCCATTGGGCTTACAAAGCTGTAAATGACTTGACTAAAGTTGGTGTTGTTGAAGGTTACCAAGGTAAATACCGTGGCAACGACAACATGACTCGTTATGAAATGGCTGCTATCACTGCTCGTGCAATGGCTAAAGCTGACAAAGCTGACGCTGCTAGCAAAGCTACCATCGACAAATTGGCTGTTGAGTTCTCCAAAGAACTGAACGACCTCGGCGTTCGCGTAGCGAAACTCGAGAAAAACCAATCCAGCTTCAACTGGAAGGGCGACTATCGTATGCGTTGGATTGATGCTGATGCTGCTGATGGCGATACCAGCACTCAACATCGTCTGCGTTTGTCCGCCACTGCCAAAGTTAATGATGACGTGACTGCTTATGTCCGCATCATGGCTTTTGATCACAAAAACCTCGGCCAATACCAAACAGCTGAAGGCAAGGACATGGAAATTGTCGACATCAACGCAAACTGGAAAGGTCTGCTCGGTTCCGACTCTATGACTTTTGGTCGTTTCAGCCACAAAATGGGCCAACTCGGCTACTACCTGGATTCCACTGGTAAAATCGACGGCTTCAAAGGCACCTGGTCACTTGGCGACAAAACGAAACTCAACGTTGGTTTTGCTGATTTCGGCATCATTAACGCTCCAGCTGTTGGTCCTAGCGGCGCAGATAGCTTCGAAATTGGTTGGGCTGAAGTTAGTCATAACTTCTCCGACAAACTGAAAGTTAGCGCTCTCTATGTTAAACCTGCTAGCTATGATTACAAAGTCATCGGTGGCGGCTTTACTTACGCGTTTGACAAAGACTGGGCGCTTGCAGCAGACTTCCAACAAGAGAAAGCTGATGGCGTAAATCTCGACGATACCCATGCTCGTCTGTCCTACAAAGGAGCGAAGGCTTCTGAAGTTGGATCATGGGGCGCATTCTTCGAGTATGCTAAGTTCGAAGGTATCCAGCTTGAAACTGGTGCCTCCACTAACATCGGCGCAAACACCAAACAAATGACTGTTTCCTACAGCACCACTCTCGCGAAAAACGTAGTGTTTGACAGCTACTACTCCTTTGATCGCAAAGATGCCATCGGTGGAGCAGACAAAGCAGATAAAACCTACACTCGCGCACAAGTTAACTTCCTGTTCTAA
- a CDS encoding O-antigen ligase family protein: MVKGDKLLRVLFFCLLAFLVSSLVSTFYSVNVMASVKKVMIFAAGIILFYVSYKAAQQGKYRKYLEVILFLTVAYALVIAGVLLYQHFALNIKRPRSIVGNVNYAANYLELSIPIAIALLSTKDFGNKFVKGLLSLTLLGLLAGLFFTFTRGAWIATAIVILVMVVVNKQYKWLALGSVAAIPTIISSNYGIRRFFSIFQMNHQNNIERLYGWTSSLQIIRDYPWTGIGFGTFKQVYPTYMLPQAKEILAHAHSTPLVLATEGGLFTAIFFFCFFFAAMVYIICGYRTIGSSYYRNLVLGLACAAIALIINGTVDYAFTRSEVWALFISQLGFCLGLVRCFGFKNQHQIINS, translated from the coding sequence GTGGTTAAAGGCGATAAACTACTACGGGTACTATTTTTTTGTTTGTTAGCTTTCTTGGTTTCTTCGCTAGTTTCAACTTTCTATTCAGTAAACGTAATGGCCAGTGTAAAAAAAGTGATGATCTTTGCGGCAGGTATTATTTTATTTTACGTAAGTTATAAAGCGGCACAACAGGGAAAATATCGTAAATATCTGGAGGTAATCTTATTTTTGACAGTAGCCTATGCCCTTGTTATAGCCGGTGTCTTACTTTATCAGCATTTTGCATTGAATATTAAACGACCTCGTTCGATTGTGGGAAATGTTAATTATGCGGCGAATTATTTGGAATTGAGTATTCCCATCGCCATAGCGCTTCTTTCTACTAAAGACTTTGGCAACAAATTCGTAAAGGGATTACTTAGCCTAACTCTTTTGGGGCTACTTGCCGGGTTATTCTTTACTTTCACACGCGGAGCCTGGATTGCTACTGCAATAGTCATCCTGGTGATGGTTGTTGTAAACAAGCAATACAAGTGGTTGGCTTTAGGCTCGGTAGCAGCGATACCAACTATCATTAGCAGTAACTATGGAATTAGAAGGTTCTTTAGTATCTTCCAAATGAATCACCAGAATAATATTGAGCGCCTTTATGGCTGGACTAGCAGTCTACAGATCATCAGGGACTATCCTTGGACAGGGATCGGCTTCGGTACTTTTAAACAGGTTTATCCGACTTATATGCTGCCACAGGCTAAAGAAATCTTGGCCCATGCACATAGTACGCCGTTGGTGCTCGCAACAGAAGGGGGGCTATTTACTGCTATTTTCTTTTTTTGTTTCTTCTTTGCAGCAATGGTTTATATTATTTGTGGGTATAGAACTATTGGCTCATCTTATTATCGCAATCTCGTTTTGGGGCTGGCCTGTGCGGCAATAGCACTAATAATTAACGGAACAGTAGACTATGCCTTTACGCGTAGCGAGGTTTGGGCTTTATTTATATCTCAACTTGGCTTTTGTTTAGGCTTAGTACGTTGCTTTGGCTTTAAAAATCAGCATCAAATTATTAATAGTTAA
- a CDS encoding glycosyltransferase family 4 protein, which translates to MLRICMVLHHCEPPYGGPEVQALRLAVRFMNSGHQVLVIAKGSGNYPTFEKRDGVPIYRLNHPGLASVELLYRLYALREAFDIIHVHSAGRLAASAIRFAHAFDKKVFVKVTMNGGIVKAVKPGPLSFVKKLSQFRNSKVELLKRADSMIAITQDIVEDLRKHGFPEEKIAYIPNGVDTSLFYPPSDEEKRSLRARLNLSQDKTLFIFTGKITRRKGIDVLLTAWLQTSETRQQAVLVIIGSGVGQKDSLEQYAHTFIVENDLKESILMIGAVDNVEEFLKAADVFVFPSRWEGLPNSLLEAMAASLFCIASNIEGVNELIIPEKTGVLTPVGDAAALAQALDEARKCRNLSLAVEAAVVIQREFSIEATAQKLEQLFIRK; encoded by the coding sequence TTGTTACGGATTTGCATGGTGCTGCACCACTGCGAGCCTCCTTATGGAGGGCCGGAAGTTCAGGCACTGCGACTGGCAGTGCGATTTATGAACAGTGGGCATCAGGTTCTGGTTATCGCTAAAGGCAGCGGCAACTATCCCACCTTTGAGAAACGAGATGGAGTCCCAATCTATCGCCTAAACCATCCAGGTTTGGCTTCGGTCGAACTACTTTACCGATTATATGCTTTGCGCGAAGCGTTTGATATCATTCATGTGCACAGTGCGGGGCGCTTAGCAGCCTCAGCTATTCGTTTTGCCCATGCGTTTGATAAAAAGGTTTTTGTTAAAGTGACGATGAATGGCGGAATTGTCAAAGCAGTAAAGCCTGGGCCTCTTAGCTTCGTTAAAAAGCTAAGCCAATTCCGTAACAGCAAGGTCGAACTGTTGAAACGCGCGGATTCGATGATTGCCATTACTCAAGATATTGTGGAAGATCTACGGAAGCATGGTTTTCCAGAAGAAAAAATTGCCTATATACCTAATGGCGTTGACACCAGTCTGTTTTATCCCCCTTCCGATGAGGAAAAGCGGTCACTCCGTGCGCGTTTGAACTTATCGCAAGACAAAACGCTATTTATTTTCACCGGAAAAATTACCAGGCGCAAGGGGATCGATGTACTGCTTACCGCATGGCTGCAGACATCAGAAACACGTCAGCAGGCGGTATTAGTCATCATTGGCAGTGGTGTTGGACAAAAGGATAGTCTTGAGCAATATGCACACACTTTTATCGTAGAAAATGATCTTAAAGAATCCATACTGATGATCGGCGCTGTGGACAATGTAGAGGAGTTCCTTAAAGCAGCGGATGTATTTGTTTTTCCTTCGCGTTGGGAAGGACTGCCTAACTCTCTATTGGAAGCAATGGCCGCTTCTTTATTTTGCATTGCGTCGAACATTGAGGGTGTGAACGAATTAATTATCCCAGAGAAAACTGGAGTATTGACTCCGGTTGGCGATGCTGCCGCTTTGGCGCAGGCGCTGGATGAAGCTCGAAAGTGCCGTAACCTGTCGCTAGCTGTAGAAGCTGCCGTAGTTATTCAACGGGAGTTTAGTATTGAAGCAACGGCCCAGAAACTGGAGCAGTTATTTATACGGAAATAA
- a CDS encoding resolvase yields MQSSATPCTVIGIDPGREKCGIAVVHKQKGILTLAVVPTTSLATAVGDLAARYQTSTIILGNGTSHREVKAALEMAANSYTIHVIDEAHTTEQARVRYWTENPPQGLRRLIPLGLQTPPEPVDAYVAAILAERWLMRR; encoded by the coding sequence ATGCAATCTTCCGCAACGCCATGTACAGTTATTGGTATTGATCCCGGACGTGAGAAATGCGGCATTGCCGTAGTACATAAGCAAAAAGGGATACTTACGCTTGCTGTTGTTCCCACAACCAGCCTCGCCACCGCAGTAGGCGACCTCGCCGCCCGTTACCAAACCAGCACCATCATCCTCGGTAACGGCACCTCTCACCGCGAAGTTAAGGCCGCTCTCGAGATGGCGGCCAACTCCTATACCATCCACGTCATTGACGAAGCCCACACCACCGAGCAAGCCCGAGTCCGCTACTGGACCGAAAACCCGCCCCAGGGTCTGCGCCGCCTGATCCCCCTTGGTCTGCAAACCCCACCCGAACCCGTAGACGCCTACGTCGCCGCCATCCTAGCCGAACGTTGGCTAATGAGAAGATAA
- a CDS encoding glycosyltransferase family 4 protein produces MNICMLLLGTFHEGNFPATGADLQATTQARGLADNGLSLTIIAKRNSSNSKRHEMIDGVEVYRIGPKGTYLAWIIYILCKNKSKLDVVHIHGQHIAGAVAIITSKLLSIPTVLKITIGGRTRARMGIDKLFPKWLRVFRRIMNKISSLASAYLAISDEISQELIESGFHPDRIFRIANGVDRQRFYKIAPSDIYDARKELGLPTDKKIVLYSSRLVFRKGFDLVLSAWPEITKRDPNAQLVVIGNGEREMENALARLSKSNEGSITYVGSVNNPAPYLAVCDAFVFPSRKEGLPNALLEAMACGCACAASDIGGSRDIMIHEKTGLLFPSGDAKVLAESVLRLLSDAAMAGQLRINAHNLITKQYDIQIVAQDLCSLYNRLRKPHYSSSIKAEG; encoded by the coding sequence ATGAATATTTGCATGCTCCTTCTGGGAACCTTCCACGAAGGTAATTTTCCGGCAACCGGAGCGGATTTACAGGCAACTACTCAAGCCCGTGGTCTGGCAGACAACGGGCTTTCCCTCACCATTATTGCCAAGAGGAATTCTTCAAATAGCAAACGGCACGAAATGATTGACGGCGTGGAAGTCTATCGGATCGGCCCTAAGGGGACATATCTAGCTTGGATCATCTATATTCTTTGCAAAAATAAATCTAAGCTGGACGTCGTACATATCCATGGTCAGCACATCGCCGGAGCGGTTGCCATTATCACTAGTAAACTATTATCTATTCCAACGGTGCTAAAGATAACTATTGGCGGCAGGACCCGAGCAAGAATGGGAATTGACAAGCTTTTTCCAAAATGGTTACGAGTATTTAGAAGAATTATGAACAAAATTTCAAGTCTGGCGTCAGCGTATCTAGCGATCAGTGACGAAATATCGCAGGAACTAATTGAATCAGGGTTTCACCCGGATCGAATTTTCCGCATCGCTAATGGCGTCGATCGACAACGTTTTTACAAGATTGCCCCTTCCGACATCTACGATGCCCGAAAAGAACTAGGCTTGCCTACAGACAAAAAAATCGTGTTGTATTCCAGCAGGCTTGTCTTTCGTAAAGGGTTTGATCTCGTTTTGTCCGCATGGCCGGAAATAACGAAAAGAGATCCAAACGCACAGCTTGTAGTTATTGGCAATGGCGAACGTGAAATGGAAAACGCCTTAGCCCGCCTATCAAAATCAAATGAAGGCAGCATCACCTACGTGGGTTCTGTTAATAACCCCGCCCCCTACCTGGCTGTCTGCGACGCATTTGTCTTTCCATCGCGTAAAGAAGGGTTACCAAATGCACTTTTAGAAGCAATGGCTTGCGGTTGCGCTTGCGCGGCATCTGATATTGGGGGTTCACGAGACATTATGATTCACGAAAAAACCGGCCTCCTATTTCCTTCAGGAGACGCAAAGGTGTTGGCCGAAAGCGTCTTGCGGCTGTTGTCTGATGCAGCAATGGCCGGTCAGTTACGTATCAACGCTCATAATCTCATTACGAAACAGTACGATATCCAAATAGTTGCCCAGGATTTATGCAGCTTATACAATCGGCTTAGAAAACCGCACTATTCCAGCAGCATAAAAGCAGAAGGGTAA
- a CDS encoding S-layer homology domain-containing protein, which translates to MKKSLLRAAITTALTVAFAVPAFANPFSDVPSNHWAYKAVNDLQKAGIVEGYNGKFDGSKNMTRYEMAQIVAKAMTKAQTDDQKGTVDKLSKEFAVELMNLGVKVDGLEKKVDNMVKVSGDARVRYFDTDNSDANDAGSITDYRARVSFDGKINDNMKFNARLSSGNADAEGASKGINLDTANVTFKTYALENTVGRQDIKLGSGYIMDAQMNGLASKVGGLKVFGGNATQNFSTTKDANQVETVYGAEYAMNLGGAKITADYLNNADTDEEIYGANISGKIMNGVTATAEYFKNNDLDADSKAYGVKLNKLGLSATYRDVEAGGLTAYSALNNNHFNEAMNEGGFKGMEYQLDRELAKNTVLTVKHQDFEKQDGAELAGRTSAVVNVKF; encoded by the coding sequence ATGAAAAAGAGTCTTCTAAGAGCAGCTATCACCACCGCTCTGACAGTGGCCTTCGCAGTTCCTGCTTTCGCAAACCCGTTCTCTGATGTTCCTAGCAATCACTGGGCATACAAAGCAGTAAACGACCTACAAAAAGCTGGCATCGTTGAAGGTTACAATGGTAAATTCGACGGCAGCAAAAACATGACCCGTTACGAAATGGCTCAAATTGTCGCTAAAGCGATGACTAAGGCACAAACTGATGATCAAAAAGGCACTGTGGACAAACTGTCCAAAGAGTTCGCAGTTGAACTGATGAACCTCGGCGTTAAAGTTGACGGCCTTGAGAAAAAAGTGGACAACATGGTTAAAGTCTCCGGTGACGCTCGCGTTCGTTACTTCGACACTGACAACAGCGACGCAAACGACGCTGGTAGCATCACTGACTATCGTGCCCGCGTTAGCTTCGACGGCAAAATCAACGACAACATGAAATTCAACGCTCGTCTGTCAAGCGGCAACGCTGATGCTGAAGGAGCTTCCAAAGGCATCAATCTTGACACCGCTAACGTAACTTTCAAAACTTACGCTCTGGAAAACACTGTTGGTCGCCAAGACATCAAATTGGGTTCCGGCTATATCATGGACGCTCAGATGAACGGTCTGGCTTCCAAAGTAGGCGGCCTGAAAGTTTTCGGCGGTAACGCAACTCAGAACTTCTCCACCACTAAAGATGCAAACCAAGTAGAAACCGTATACGGTGCTGAATACGCTATGAACCTTGGTGGTGCTAAAATCACTGCTGACTACCTGAACAATGCCGACACTGACGAAGAAATTTACGGTGCTAACATCTCTGGTAAAATCATGAACGGTGTAACTGCTACAGCTGAATACTTCAAGAACAACGACCTGGATGCTGACTCCAAAGCATATGGCGTGAAGCTCAACAAACTCGGCCTATCTGCTACCTACCGCGATGTTGAGGCTGGCGGTTTGACTGCATACTCGGCTCTTAACAACAACCACTTTAACGAAGCCATGAATGAAGGCGGCTTCAAAGGCATGGAATACCAACTCGACAGAGAACTCGCTAAAAACACAGTCCTGACTGTGAAACACCAAGACTTCGAAAAACAAGACGGCGCTGAACTCGCAGGTCGTACCAGCGCAGTTGTAAACGTCAAGTTCTAA
- a CDS encoding GDP-mannose 4,6-dehydratase, whose amino-acid sequence MMKSILVTGGAGFIGSHLVDKLLAAGHHVTVVDDFNDFYDPKLKRENIREQLSQPEYKLAEGDIRDLPFMESVFAQGNFNAVVHLAARAGVRPSLEQPVLYQEVNVTGTQNIFECCRKFGVKKCLFASSSSVYGVNSKIPFSETDPIFQPISPYAATKAAGELMAHVYSHLYGIRILCLRFFTVYGPRQRPDLAIRKFTEKIDRGDTIQVFGDGSTRRDYTYIDDIVSGLLRALEYEQSMYEVINLGNSNTVGLSDLISTIETALGKRAIIERLPEQPGDVPQTYADTEKAGRLLGFRPSTPIDVGVSRFVSWYRGRQRS is encoded by the coding sequence ATGATGAAAAGTATCTTAGTCACGGGCGGTGCCGGTTTCATTGGCAGCCATTTAGTGGACAAGCTGTTGGCTGCGGGACATCATGTAACAGTTGTCGATGACTTCAATGATTTTTACGACCCCAAACTAAAACGGGAGAATATTCGCGAGCAGCTTTCTCAGCCTGAATACAAATTGGCCGAGGGAGATATTCGCGACTTGCCCTTTATGGAGAGCGTATTTGCACAGGGAAACTTTAATGCGGTGGTTCACCTGGCGGCTCGCGCCGGAGTTCGTCCATCATTGGAACAGCCGGTATTATATCAAGAAGTCAATGTTACCGGTACACAGAACATCTTTGAGTGCTGCCGTAAGTTTGGCGTGAAGAAATGCCTGTTCGCTTCCTCCAGCTCCGTCTATGGTGTTAACAGCAAAATTCCCTTCTCAGAAACCGACCCGATCTTTCAGCCCATCAGCCCCTATGCCGCAACTAAAGCAGCAGGCGAGCTAATGGCTCATGTCTACAGTCATTTGTACGGCATACGGATTCTTTGCTTGCGTTTCTTTACCGTATATGGTCCGCGCCAGCGGCCTGATTTGGCGATTCGCAAATTCACCGAAAAAATAGACCGGGGCGATACCATCCAAGTATTTGGCGATGGCTCGACTCGGCGAGATTATACCTATATTGATGATATTGTCAGTGGCCTGCTGCGGGCGCTTGAGTATGAACAGTCGATGTATGAGGTTATTAATCTGGGTAACTCGAACACGGTAGGTTTATCAGACCTGATAAGCACAATCGAAACGGCTCTGGGCAAGCGGGCGATAATCGAACGGCTGCCTGAACAGCCGGGCGACGTGCCGCAGACCTATGCCGACACAGAAAAGGCAGGCAGATTGCTTGGCTTTAGACCAAGTACACCTATTGACGTGGGCGTAAGCCGGTTTGTTAGCTGGTATCGAGGGAGACAGAGAAGCTAA
- a CDS encoding UDP binding domain-containing protein, with amino-acid sequence MPIVAAGVAVNRRQRQRVIEKLQESLKVIRGRTIGLLGLAFKPDTDDLRDAPALDIIASLTAMGARVKAYDPIAMDNCKMRYPSLNVEYESDAASLAKGCDAIILVTEWDEFRRLDLVNLAAGMQGAKVLVDARNIYKQAEAEAAGLVYLGFGR; translated from the coding sequence ATGCCGATCGTTGCTGCCGGAGTGGCGGTAAACCGGCGCCAACGTCAACGGGTAATCGAGAAGTTGCAAGAGTCGCTAAAGGTTATCCGTGGTCGTACCATCGGTCTTTTAGGATTGGCTTTCAAACCCGATACTGACGATCTCCGCGATGCTCCAGCGCTTGATATCATCGCCAGTCTGACTGCGATGGGGGCGCGTGTCAAGGCATACGACCCTATTGCTATGGATAACTGCAAAATGCGTTATCCATCACTTAATGTTGAGTATGAATCCGATGCTGCAAGTTTGGCAAAGGGCTGCGATGCCATCATCTTAGTGACAGAGTGGGATGAGTTCCGGCGTCTAGACTTGGTAAATCTCGCGGCTGGCATGCAAGGTGCAAAGGTTTTGGTAGATGCCAGAAACATTTATAAGCAAGCAGAGGCCGAAGCGGCCGGGCTTGTTTATCTCGGCTTCGGGAGGTAA
- a CDS encoding UDP-glucose dehydrogenase family protein — protein sequence MRSEKAINICVVGTGYVGLTTGVCLAATGHHVTCIDTDERKIAMLRQGKTPIYEPGIEDLLKTSAARIEFSTTHTACRDADVIILAVGTPSTITGEADLSYVEAAATDVAKNLSDTKLQVIVNKSTVPIGTGQRVKMIINRVLTAMGEEAHFAVASNPEFLREGVAVHDTLYPDRIVIGAESVEAINSLRMMYAPLLEQTFTAPQCCPRPEGFSLPALVTTDLTSAEMIKYAANAFLATKISFINEIGGLCEKVGADVTEVARGIGLDKRIGSRFLQAGVGWGGELLWQRHAGTCCYW from the coding sequence GTGCGAAGTGAAAAAGCCATTAATATCTGTGTCGTTGGTACCGGTTATGTTGGGTTAACAACCGGAGTTTGCCTTGCGGCCACCGGTCATCATGTGACCTGTATTGATACCGATGAGCGAAAGATTGCCATGCTCCGGCAGGGAAAAACCCCAATTTATGAACCAGGTATTGAAGACTTGCTAAAAACGAGTGCTGCCCGCATCGAATTTTCTACAACCCATACAGCTTGCCGTGATGCAGATGTTATTATCTTAGCTGTTGGGACTCCATCGACCATAACCGGCGAAGCCGATCTCTCTTATGTTGAAGCAGCAGCCACTGATGTTGCGAAAAATTTATCAGATACAAAACTGCAGGTAATTGTTAATAAATCGACTGTTCCCATCGGTACCGGTCAGCGGGTAAAAATGATTATCAATCGTGTATTGACGGCAATGGGAGAAGAAGCGCATTTTGCAGTGGCGTCCAATCCTGAATTTTTGCGTGAAGGGGTCGCCGTTCATGATACTCTCTATCCGGACCGCATTGTCATCGGGGCGGAATCAGTTGAGGCCATTAACTCGTTGCGGATGATGTATGCGCCGCTACTTGAACAGACCTTTACAGCTCCGCAGTGCTGTCCGCGCCCAGAGGGCTTTTCACTGCCCGCCCTAGTGACGACTGATTTAACCAGTGCAGAGATGATAAAATATGCCGCCAATGCGTTTTTGGCCACCAAGATTAGTTTCATTAACGAGATTGGTGGACTGTGCGAGAAGGTTGGGGCGGACGTGACCGAAGTGGCGCGTGGTATCGGCCTTGATAAGCGTATTGGCAGCCGTTTCCTGCAGGCTGGCGTGGGCTGGGGGGGGGAGCTGCTTTGGCAAAGACACGCTGGCACTTGTTGCTACTGGTAA